One Chloroflexota bacterium genomic region harbors:
- a CDS encoding cystathionine gamma-synthase produces the protein MSDPGKRHFETLAVHAGFESDPMTGAVVPAIQPAATFQQDAVGSPRMGYEYARTGNPTRDVLERAVAELEGGAHGVAYASGMAATQNLLYLLDPGQRILLGDDVYGGTWRLAQKVWARYGVNVDVVDLRDLDAVASALTDQTRMVWLESPTNPLLKVVDISAVTRLAATAGALTVVDNTFATPYLQRPLEFGADVVLHSATKYLGGHSDVVSGVIATRSAELAEKLRYHQNAAGAVPSPFDCWLVLRGLRTLAIRMDRACANAALLADWLTGRTEVSAVHYPGLANHPQRELVERQMRLPGAMLSFQLAGGAAEANRVAGAMRVFTLAESLGAVESLVEVPAVMTHASVAGSPLEVPADLVRLSVGIEAAEDLVADLEQALTST, from the coding sequence GACCGGCGCGGTCGTGCCGGCCATCCAGCCGGCGGCCACCTTCCAACAGGACGCGGTCGGCAGCCCGCGGATGGGGTACGAGTACGCCCGCACCGGCAACCCGACCCGCGACGTCCTGGAGCGCGCGGTGGCGGAGCTGGAGGGAGGGGCCCACGGCGTCGCGTACGCGTCCGGCATGGCCGCCACCCAGAACCTGCTGTATCTCCTTGATCCGGGCCAGCGCATCCTGCTCGGCGACGACGTATATGGCGGCACCTGGCGCCTCGCCCAGAAGGTCTGGGCCCGATACGGGGTCAATGTCGATGTCGTCGACCTCCGGGACCTCGACGCGGTGGCGTCCGCACTGACCGATCAGACCCGGATGGTCTGGTTGGAGAGTCCGACCAACCCTCTGCTGAAGGTGGTGGACATCAGCGCCGTGACCCGCCTGGCCGCCACCGCCGGCGCGCTGACCGTGGTCGACAACACCTTCGCCACGCCGTACCTCCAGCGACCGCTGGAGTTCGGCGCCGACGTGGTCCTCCACTCGGCAACCAAGTACCTGGGCGGCCACTCGGACGTGGTGAGCGGCGTGATCGCCACCCGGTCGGCTGAGCTGGCCGAGAAGCTGCGGTACCACCAGAACGCGGCCGGCGCGGTACCCAGCCCATTCGACTGCTGGCTCGTGCTGCGCGGCCTCCGCACGTTGGCGATCCGGATGGACCGCGCCTGCGCCAACGCCGCCCTCCTGGCCGACTGGCTGACCGGCCGGACGGAGGTCAGCGCGGTCCACTATCCCGGCCTGGCCAACCACCCGCAGCGCGAGCTGGTCGAGCGCCAGATGCGCCTCCCCGGGGCCATGCTCTCGTTCCAGCTGGCCGGCGGCGCGGCGGAGGCCAACCGGGTCGCCGGCGCGATGCGGGTCTTCACCCTGGCCGAGTCGCTTGGAGCCGTGGAGTCGCTGGTCGAAGTGCCCGCCGTCATGACCCACGCGTCTGTGGCCGGGTCTCCGCTCGAGGTCCCCGCCGACCTGGTGCGGCTGTCGGTCGGGATCGAGGCGGCCGAGGACCTGGTCGCCGACCTGGAGCAGGCCCTGACGTCAACCTGA
- a CDS encoding VOC family protein codes for MEVKELGHIVLYVGDLKRSRHFYGDVLGWKQVVEMGDMAAIFSSGRTHHELLLLEVGPSAAPVPAGRRLGMYHFGLKVGETDDELREVIDTLRREEVPITGMADHTVTHSVYITDPDGNEIELYIDVQPETWRDDPTAIVASTKPLRL; via the coding sequence ATGGAAGTCAAGGAGCTGGGCCACATCGTTCTGTACGTCGGTGACCTGAAGCGATCGCGGCACTTCTATGGAGACGTCCTGGGCTGGAAGCAGGTCGTGGAAATGGGCGACATGGCGGCCATCTTCTCGTCCGGGCGCACCCACCACGAGCTGCTGCTGCTGGAGGTCGGGCCATCTGCGGCTCCAGTGCCTGCCGGCCGACGGTTGGGCATGTACCACTTCGGGCTCAAGGTCGGCGAGACCGATGACGAGCTGCGCGAGGTGATCGACACGCTGCGGCGGGAGGAGGTGCCGATCACCGGGATGGCCGACCATACGGTCACCCATAGCGTGTACATCACCGATCCTGACGGCAACGAGATCGAGTTGTACATCGATGTGCAACCGGAGACCTGGCGCGACGACCCCACCGCCATCGTCGCCTCGACCAAGCCCCTCCGCCTTTAG
- a CDS encoding MBL fold metallo-hydrolase, producing the protein MRFTVLGRSPAVPNPGEACAGYLVAGGRSRVMVDIGPGTVAQLLRLCNPSELDAVVISHMHTDHFLDLVTMRYSFPWKDEANPKLRVYLPPGATGQMEMVARGAGFPDYFARSFAFIEHDGAAALEIGDLRFEPTPTIHFVPTWGFRVSSRGPDDGGRAIAYSADSAPTPTLDTLADRADLFICEAANRTLADDAPPPERRGHLLPTEAGEVAQRAGVGRMVLTHLPVDSNGGMWAVSQAATTFEGPVEVADTLKAWEV; encoded by the coding sequence GTGCGCTTTACAGTCCTTGGGCGCTCGCCCGCCGTCCCGAACCCGGGTGAGGCGTGCGCCGGCTACCTGGTGGCCGGCGGGCGGAGCCGGGTCATGGTCGACATCGGTCCGGGCACGGTGGCCCAGCTGCTCCGACTCTGCAATCCGTCCGAATTGGATGCCGTCGTCATCAGCCACATGCATACCGATCACTTCCTCGACCTGGTGACCATGCGCTACTCGTTCCCCTGGAAGGACGAGGCCAATCCCAAGCTCCGGGTGTACCTCCCGCCGGGCGCGACGGGCCAGATGGAGATGGTGGCCCGCGGGGCAGGGTTTCCAGACTACTTCGCGCGCAGTTTTGCGTTCATCGAGCACGATGGGGCCGCCGCGCTGGAGATCGGCGACCTGCGCTTCGAGCCCACGCCGACCATCCATTTCGTCCCGACCTGGGGCTTCCGGGTCAGTTCGCGCGGACCCGATGACGGCGGGCGGGCGATCGCCTATTCAGCCGATTCCGCGCCCACGCCGACGCTGGACACGCTCGCCGACCGGGCCGATCTGTTCATCTGCGAGGCGGCCAACCGCACGCTGGCCGATGACGCCCCGCCCCCCGAGCGGCGCGGGCACCTCCTCCCAACCGAGGCAGGTGAAGTGGCCCAGCGCGCGGGCGTGGGACGCATGGTCCTGACCCACCTGCCGGTCGACTCGAACGGCGGGATGTGGGCCGTCAGCCAGGCGGCAACCACCTTCGAGGGCCCGGTCGAGGTGGCCGATACCCTCAAGGCTTGGGAGGTTTGA